Proteins from a single region of Sphingopyxis sp. BSN-002:
- the msrB gene encoding peptide-methionine (R)-S-oxide reductase MsrB has protein sequence MIERRHILSGLALGGAIIAAPMLFAKPGKRPKGEAGWQLTDAEWQKRLTPTQFRVLREAATERPFTSPLNKEHRAGTFLCAACALPLYSSKTKFDSGTGWPSFWAPLKGAIATSTDYEIGVARTEVHCKRCGGHLGHVFDDGPKPTGKRYCMNGVALRFQPA, from the coding sequence ATGATCGAACGCCGCCATATATTGTCCGGTCTCGCGCTCGGCGGAGCCATCATCGCCGCGCCGATGCTGTTCGCCAAGCCCGGCAAGCGCCCGAAGGGCGAGGCCGGCTGGCAACTCACCGACGCCGAATGGCAGAAGCGCCTGACCCCGACGCAGTTTCGCGTCCTGCGCGAAGCCGCGACCGAACGCCCATTCACCAGCCCGCTCAACAAGGAGCATCGCGCCGGCACCTTCCTCTGCGCCGCCTGCGCGCTGCCGCTCTATTCGAGCAAGACCAAGTTCGACAGCGGCACCGGCTGGCCGAGCTTCTGGGCGCCTCTGAAGGGCGCGATCGCGACCTCGACCGATTACGAGATCGGCGTCGCGCGCACCGAGGTGCATTGCAAACGCTGCGGCGGCCACCTCGGCCATGTCTTCGACGACGGGCCGAAGCCGACGGGCAAGCGCTATTGCATGAACGGCGTCGCGCTGCGCTTTCAGCCCGCATAA
- a CDS encoding cytochrome P450, whose protein sequence is MATQVRVEPVTPHPLDVSRADMWREDKWQEPMRQLRSESPIYYCEDSKFGPYWSVTTYKPIQHIEALPKIFSSSWEYGGITVAGDGVEFLKEGEIPMPMFIAMDPPQHTAQRRTVAPAFGPSEIERMRADTVARTAALIDTLPVGQPFDWVEKLSIELTTDMLAILFDFPWEDRHNLTRWSDALGDIESFDTTELRQARTATAFEMGAAFKELWDHKAKNPGKHDLISIMLQSDAMSHMSEHEFMGNLILLIVGGNDTTRNSMSAYAYGLHCFPEERAKLEANHDPELAVNAMHEIIRWQTPLAHMRRTAMEDTELFGHQIKKRDKLALWYASANRDEEIFPDGDRIIVDRENARRHLSFGYGIHRCVGARVAELQLTTLISEMQKRRLRVNVLSEPDRVNASFVHGYRHMQVELEKY, encoded by the coding sequence ATGGCCACCCAAGTCCGCGTCGAACCCGTCACTCCCCATCCGCTCGATGTCAGCCGCGCCGATATGTGGCGCGAGGACAAGTGGCAGGAACCGATGCGCCAGCTGCGTTCCGAATCGCCGATCTATTATTGCGAGGATTCGAAGTTCGGCCCCTATTGGTCGGTGACCACCTACAAGCCAATCCAGCATATCGAGGCGCTGCCCAAAATTTTCTCGTCCAGCTGGGAATATGGCGGGATCACCGTCGCCGGCGACGGAGTCGAATTCCTCAAGGAGGGCGAGATTCCGATGCCGATGTTCATCGCGATGGATCCGCCGCAACACACCGCGCAGCGCCGCACCGTCGCCCCCGCCTTCGGCCCCTCCGAAATCGAGCGCATGCGCGCCGACACCGTCGCGCGCACCGCGGCGCTGATCGACACGCTGCCCGTGGGCCAGCCCTTCGACTGGGTCGAAAAGCTATCGATCGAGCTGACGACCGACATGCTTGCGATCCTCTTCGATTTCCCGTGGGAAGATCGCCACAATCTCACCCGCTGGTCCGACGCGCTCGGCGATATCGAAAGCTTCGACACCACCGAACTGCGCCAGGCGCGCACCGCGACCGCCTTCGAGATGGGCGCGGCGTTCAAGGAACTCTGGGATCACAAGGCGAAGAATCCCGGCAAGCACGACCTCATCTCGATCATGCTCCAGTCCGACGCGATGAGCCACATGAGCGAGCATGAGTTCATGGGGAACCTGATCCTGCTCATCGTCGGCGGCAACGATACGACGCGCAACTCGATGTCGGCCTATGCCTATGGCCTCCATTGTTTCCCCGAAGAGCGCGCGAAGCTCGAGGCGAACCACGATCCCGAACTCGCGGTCAACGCGATGCACGAGATCATCCGCTGGCAGACCCCGCTCGCGCACATGCGCCGCACCGCGATGGAAGATACCGAGCTGTTCGGCCACCAGATCAAAAAGCGCGACAAACTCGCGCTCTGGTATGCCTCGGCGAACCGCGACGAGGAGATTTTCCCCGACGGCGACCGGATCATCGTCGACCGCGAGAATGCGCGCCGCCACCTGTCCTTCGGCTATGGCATCCACCGCTGCGTCGGTGCGCGCGTCGCCGAACTGCAGCTCACGACCTTGATCTCCGAAATGCAGAAGCGCCGCCTGCGCGTGAACGTCCTGTCGGAACCCGATCGCGTCAACGCCAGCTTCGTCCATGGCTATCGCCATATGCAGGTCGAACTCGAGAAATATTGA
- a CDS encoding ABC transporter permease, which yields MNAFLKNMLVIARRDFLAIVATPTFLLFLLAPLFMVGMGAVGGLGASQLADSARGKGRIVAIVDAADVDPLRQADARLRGALSGSERPLMLDVRTAGPGAPDPLVIAREKGSDTYAVLSGPLAAPRIIERNEGSTSGRYLALLAADVLRDRAAGPVAPVEPRFEAITSGGTSIAAQQSLGFGAVFAIFLMTLLLAGQTVSSMAEEKGNKVIEILAAAVPLESVFLGKLLGMLGVAVLFIAFWSLIAIGGGFVAATQIDPAAAAAAGKSAAALAVAPASGWAFFVGISVCYFVMAFLLLGAVFLGIGAQASTVREIQMLSLPITIFQVGMFSLSAAAASAPDSGLARFAQIFPFSSPFAMAARAATDATHSVHLLALGWQAIWVAAVVYLSVRLFRAGVLSSGSSWKFWKRTRPVAAAAAAAAETASHH from the coding sequence ATGAACGCTTTCCTGAAAAATATGCTCGTCATCGCGCGCCGCGACTTCCTTGCGATCGTCGCGACCCCGACCTTCCTCCTCTTCCTGCTCGCACCGCTGTTCATGGTCGGAATGGGCGCGGTCGGCGGGCTCGGCGCGTCGCAGCTTGCCGACAGCGCGCGCGGGAAGGGCCGCATCGTCGCGATCGTCGACGCGGCCGACGTCGATCCGCTGCGTCAGGCCGACGCGCGGCTGCGCGGCGCGCTGTCGGGAAGCGAGCGCCCGCTGATGCTCGACGTACGCACGGCAGGCCCCGGCGCCCCCGATCCGCTCGTCATCGCGCGCGAGAAGGGCAGCGACACCTATGCCGTGCTCAGCGGTCCACTCGCCGCGCCGCGCATCATCGAGCGCAACGAAGGCAGCACCTCGGGCCGTTATCTCGCGCTGCTCGCCGCCGATGTGCTCCGCGACCGCGCCGCCGGGCCGGTCGCGCCCGTCGAGCCGCGCTTCGAGGCGATCACCAGCGGCGGCACCAGCATCGCCGCACAACAATCGCTCGGCTTCGGCGCGGTCTTCGCGATCTTCCTGATGACCTTGCTCCTCGCCGGCCAGACGGTCAGCTCGATGGCCGAGGAAAAGGGCAACAAGGTCATCGAGATCCTCGCCGCCGCGGTCCCGCTCGAAAGCGTCTTTCTCGGCAAATTGCTCGGGATGCTCGGCGTCGCCGTGCTCTTCATCGCCTTCTGGAGCCTGATCGCGATCGGCGGCGGCTTCGTCGCCGCGACGCAGATCGATCCGGCCGCCGCCGCTGCGGCGGGCAAATCCGCCGCGGCGCTCGCCGTAGCGCCGGCCAGCGGCTGGGCTTTCTTCGTCGGAATTTCGGTCTGCTATTTCGTGATGGCTTTCCTGCTGCTCGGCGCCGTCTTCCTCGGCATCGGCGCACAGGCGAGCACGGTGCGCGAGATCCAGATGCTCAGCCTGCCGATCACCATCTTCCAGGTCGGCATGTTCAGCCTCTCGGCCGCCGCCGCGAGCGCGCCAGACAGCGGCCTTGCCCGCTTCGCGCAGATCTTTCCCTTCTCGTCACCCTTCGCAATGGCGGCGCGCGCGGCGACCGACGCGACGCACAGCGTTCATCTGCTTGCGCTCGGCTGGCAGGCGATCTGGGTCGCCGCCGTCGTCTATCTGTCGGTGCGCCTCTTCCGCGCCGGGGTGCTCAGCAGCGGCAGCAGCTGGAAATTCTGGAAACGCACGCGTCCGGTCGCGGCGGCCGCCGCAGCTGCAGCGGAGACCGCCTCGCATCATTGA
- a CDS encoding ATP-binding cassette domain-containing protein produces the protein MTELAVEATGLTKYFEAFQAVDHVTLKVPAGSIYGVLGPNGAGKTTSLRMTLGIIDPDEGTSRLLGGHKPQSVRHRIGYLPEERGLYPGMKAREATAFMGALRGLDWSEGRRRAATFMTELGLERVIDEKIRKMSKGMAQMVQLIGSIVHAPDLIVLDEPFSGLDPVNQERLEMLVRRERDRGATILFSTHVMAHAERLCDRLAIIARSQRRFEGTVDEARALLPMQVRYTPRDSSDAVAALLPDGAERKGEAWHFAIEEGDVEPLLARITASGHGVAGLSIARPALHDAFVHIVRQVDAGFDAAPDTDAVEEAAA, from the coding sequence TTGACCGAACTCGCCGTCGAGGCCACCGGCCTCACCAAATATTTCGAGGCCTTTCAGGCGGTCGACCATGTGACCCTGAAAGTCCCCGCGGGCAGCATCTATGGCGTCCTCGGCCCCAATGGCGCGGGCAAGACGACCAGCCTGCGCATGACGCTCGGCATCATCGACCCCGACGAGGGCACCAGCCGCCTGCTCGGCGGCCACAAACCTCAATCGGTACGGCACCGCATCGGTTACCTCCCCGAGGAACGCGGCCTTTATCCCGGCATGAAGGCGCGCGAGGCGACCGCCTTCATGGGCGCGCTCCGCGGGCTCGACTGGAGCGAGGGCCGCCGCCGCGCCGCGACCTTCATGACCGAACTCGGCCTCGAACGCGTGATCGACGAAAAGATCCGCAAGATGTCGAAGGGCATGGCGCAGATGGTCCAGCTGATCGGCTCGATCGTCCACGCCCCCGACCTCATCGTCCTCGACGAGCCCTTCTCGGGTCTTGACCCCGTCAATCAGGAGCGGCTCGAGATGCTCGTCCGCCGCGAGCGCGACCGCGGCGCGACGATTCTCTTTTCGACCCACGTCATGGCGCACGCCGAGCGCCTCTGCGACCGGCTCGCGATCATCGCACGATCGCAGCGACGCTTCGAAGGCACCGTCGACGAGGCGCGCGCGCTGCTGCCGATGCAGGTCCGCTACACGCCTCGCGATAGCAGCGATGCCGTTGCGGCCCTGCTGCCCGACGGCGCCGAGCGCAAGGGCGAGGCCTGGCATTTCGCGATCGAGGAGGGCGACGTCGAGCCTCTGCTCGCGCGCATTACCGCAAGCGGGCATGGCGTCGCGGGTCTGTCGATCGCGCGCCCGGCGCTCCACGACGCCTTCGTCCATATCGTGCGCCAGGTCGACGCAGGTTTCGACGCCGCCCCCGACACCGACGCAGTCGAGGAGGCCGCGGCATGA
- the queG gene encoding tRNA epoxyqueuosine(34) reductase QueG, with the protein MVAEALPSLEQRLADVARDHGFVAFGIARADAAPESAARLNQWLAEGRHGDMIWMESRAGQRGSPQGLWPEVKSVIALGMSYAPDVDPLALAEVPERGRISVYAQGADYHDVVKKALKAVARWLVAEVKDAEVKVFVDTAPVMEKPLSAAAGLGWQGKHTNLVSREHGSWLFLGAIYTTLDLAPATPGRDTCGSCSACQDACPTDAFPAPYRLDARRCISYLTIEHDGPIALELRRGLGNRIYGCDDCLSVCPWNKFADTAARHKAFLPRAELVAPSLADLLALDDAGFRQVFAGSPIKRIGRNRMVRNAAIAAGNSGDRRFRMRLEALTTDESPMVAEAAEWALAELAL; encoded by the coding sequence ATGGTTGCCGAAGCCTTGCCCTCGCTCGAACAAAGACTCGCCGATGTCGCGCGCGACCACGGCTTCGTCGCGTTCGGGATCGCGCGCGCCGATGCGGCGCCCGAGAGCGCGGCGCGGCTGAACCAGTGGCTCGCCGAGGGGCGGCACGGCGACATGATCTGGATGGAAAGCCGCGCCGGGCAGCGCGGCTCGCCGCAGGGGCTGTGGCCCGAGGTGAAATCGGTGATCGCGCTCGGCATGAGCTATGCGCCCGATGTCGATCCGCTGGCGCTCGCGGAGGTTCCCGAGCGCGGCCGCATCTCGGTCTATGCGCAGGGCGCCGACTATCATGACGTCGTGAAGAAAGCGCTGAAAGCCGTCGCACGCTGGCTGGTCGCCGAAGTGAAGGACGCCGAGGTCAAGGTGTTCGTCGACACCGCGCCGGTGATGGAAAAGCCGTTGTCGGCGGCGGCCGGGCTCGGCTGGCAAGGCAAGCACACCAATCTCGTCAGCCGCGAGCATGGCAGCTGGTTGTTCCTGGGCGCGATCTACACGACGCTCGATCTGGCCCCGGCGACGCCCGGGCGCGATACGTGCGGGAGTTGTTCGGCGTGTCAGGATGCGTGTCCGACGGACGCCTTTCCGGCGCCGTACCGGCTCGATGCGCGGCGCTGCATCTCGTACCTCACGATCGAGCATGACGGGCCGATCGCGCTCGAGCTGCGCCGCGGGCTCGGCAACCGCATCTATGGCTGCGACGATTGCCTGTCGGTGTGCCCATGGAACAAATTTGCCGACACCGCGGCGCGGCACAAGGCCTTCCTGCCGCGCGCCGAGCTGGTCGCGCCGTCGCTCGCCGACCTGCTGGCGCTGGACGACGCGGGCTTCCGTCAGGTGTTCGCGGGGTCGCCGATCAAGCGGATCGGGCGCAACCGGATGGTGCGCAATGCCGCGATTGCCGCCGGAAACAGCGGCGATCGACGGTTTCGCATGCGGCTTGAGGCGCTGACGACGGATGAATCGCCCATGGTTGCCGAGGCTGCGGAATGGGCGCTCGCCGAACTGGCGCTATGA
- a CDS encoding EI24 domain-containing protein → MTRAAHAFLLALRDLPNPRVLRVLVQSLLLTLLIFTATGAALYYGARWALEHWRWLDGVELDMAGVLILLVLIAGSWLLFRAVAIVVVGLFADAIVADVEERHYPDAAARAVDVGWRQNIGLALASLARLIGGNLVALPVYLILLVTGIGTPIFALFVNALLLGRDLEAMVLARHPDRPRFDRPARWSLGLLSAASFVVPVANLLAPILSAAMAVHLLHLRDGDRS, encoded by the coding sequence ATGACACGCGCCGCGCATGCTTTTCTGCTTGCTCTCAGGGACTTGCCGAACCCCCGCGTGCTGCGCGTGCTTGTGCAGAGCCTGCTTCTGACCCTGCTGATCTTCACCGCCACAGGCGCCGCGCTCTACTATGGGGCGCGATGGGCGCTCGAGCACTGGCGCTGGCTCGACGGGGTCGAACTCGACATGGCGGGGGTATTGATCCTGCTCGTTCTGATCGCCGGCAGCTGGCTTCTCTTCCGCGCGGTCGCGATCGTCGTCGTCGGCCTGTTCGCCGATGCGATCGTCGCCGACGTCGAGGAACGTCACTATCCCGACGCCGCGGCGCGTGCGGTCGATGTCGGCTGGCGCCAGAATATCGGTCTCGCGCTAGCCTCGCTCGCCCGCCTGATCGGCGGCAATCTGGTTGCGCTGCCGGTCTATCTGATCCTGCTCGTCACCGGCATCGGCACGCCGATCTTCGCGCTGTTCGTCAACGCGCTGCTTCTCGGCCGCGATCTCGAGGCGATGGTGCTCGCGCGGCACCCCGACCGGCCGCGCTTCGACCGGCCTGCCCGCTGGTCGCTCGGCCTGCTGTCCGCCGCAAGCTTTGTGGTACCCGTCGCCAATCTGTTGGCCCCGATCCTGAGCGCCGCTATGGCCGTCCATCTTTTGCACCTGCGGGACGGGGACCGGTCATGA
- a CDS encoding adenosine kinase — MASTARFDVVAIGNAIVDVLARADDALIEAEGLTKGSMRLIDGEEAERLYAAMGPAVEVSGGSAANTLAGMAALGERCAFIGQVADDQLGHVFTHDLRALGVAYETPALKEGAPTARCLILVTPDGQRTMNTFLGASHLLEQAMIDEAWIADSEILYLEGYLWDPELSRAAMRRAIDVSRGAGRKVAFTLSDAFIIDRHGADFRKLIAEGLFDILFANEVEICALAETEDFEAAVAKIAPQVPLLVVTRGSDGAIALQGGERTSVGAEPIETVVDTTGAGDLFAAGFLSGLAQGRPIGDCLTMGAVCAREIIAQVGPRAQTDLKAKVAERLG; from the coding sequence ATGGCTTCCACCGCCCGTTTCGACGTTGTCGCCATCGGCAATGCGATCGTCGACGTTCTTGCCCGCGCGGACGATGCGCTGATCGAGGCCGAAGGCCTGACCAAGGGGTCGATGCGCCTGATCGACGGCGAAGAGGCCGAGCGGCTTTATGCGGCGATGGGGCCGGCGGTCGAGGTTTCGGGCGGTTCGGCGGCGAACACGCTCGCGGGCATGGCGGCGCTTGGCGAACGCTGCGCCTTCATTGGCCAGGTCGCCGACGACCAGCTCGGTCATGTCTTCACCCACGATTTGCGCGCGCTCGGCGTTGCCTATGAGACCCCCGCACTCAAGGAAGGCGCGCCGACCGCTCGCTGCCTGATCCTCGTGACCCCCGACGGCCAGCGCACGATGAACACCTTCCTTGGCGCGAGCCACCTGCTCGAGCAGGCGATGATCGACGAAGCATGGATCGCCGACAGCGAGATCCTCTATCTCGAAGGCTATCTGTGGGATCCCGAGCTTTCGCGCGCCGCAATGCGCCGCGCGATCGACGTGTCGCGCGGCGCGGGGCGCAAGGTCGCGTTCACGCTGTCGGACGCCTTCATCATCGACCGCCACGGTGCCGATTTCCGCAAGCTGATCGCCGAAGGCCTGTTCGACATCCTCTTCGCGAACGAGGTCGAGATCTGCGCGCTCGCCGAGACCGAAGATTTCGAGGCTGCGGTCGCGAAGATCGCACCGCAGGTGCCGCTGCTGGTCGTCACGCGCGGATCGGATGGCGCGATTGCGCTGCAGGGCGGCGAGCGGACGTCGGTCGGTGCCGAGCCGATCGAGACGGTCGTCGACACCACCGGTGCGGGCGACCTGTTCGCGGCCGGATTCCTTTCGGGCCTCGCCCAAGGCCGTCCGATCGGGGATTGCCTGACGATGGGTGCGGTTTGCGCACGCGAGATCATCGCGCAGGTCGGCCCGCGCGCGCAGACCGACCTCAAGGCGAAGGTCGCCGAACGCCTCGGCTGA
- a CDS encoding lipopolysaccharide biosynthesis protein, which translates to MRSPDSAEPALADADTAALAKGGRTNFFGFILRLVARLPFLYFAGRWYGPEAVGRFAFAVLVIELVAQLATLGLKRGLAEQLSAPDADQRTVVWDGMFVAFLASALGSVLLLLLPQLMFPAGDIDGTDRWMAFLIFAIAGTDVALAACAYRFDVGTTVRARAVVEPWVISIAAAGFFYVSKRDGLMLSYAAAMIGAFLTALVPMIRHYGGPRGWRPHPAHLIMVARRNAPLAAADAIEWGTRRLDLFILGQFTSPSIYGIYYMAQQVASLPQKLKTSFEPILGPVITRNLAENKLAAVAAQVSQVGFWIIAAQAGIALALGIPGEAVMGLVGPQFVSGTGALAFLLAAEVVAATAVVSEAALVYVARHRNLLISLATLGLQAILSVALILLARSWGLDPIYYAVAVALALMLALGFASVAKARLLSRVLKAPVNSLRWALIWATAGAAVLGYGATQLPEWAELLIGVPLILAIYAWLIWTRGFGPADRALFKKHPEPAAGTA; encoded by the coding sequence GTGCGCAGCCCCGACTCCGCCGAGCCTGCGCTAGCCGACGCGGACACTGCCGCGCTTGCCAAGGGCGGCCGCACCAATTTCTTCGGCTTCATCCTGCGTCTCGTCGCGCGCCTGCCCTTCCTCTATTTCGCCGGCCGCTGGTACGGCCCCGAAGCGGTCGGCCGCTTCGCCTTTGCGGTCCTCGTCATCGAGCTCGTCGCACAGCTCGCGACGCTGGGCCTCAAGCGCGGCCTCGCCGAACAGCTGAGCGCACCCGACGCGGACCAGCGCACCGTGGTGTGGGACGGCATGTTCGTCGCCTTTCTCGCCTCGGCGCTGGGGTCGGTCCTGCTCCTCCTGCTGCCACAGCTTATGTTCCCGGCCGGCGATATCGACGGCACCGATCGCTGGATGGCCTTCCTGATCTTCGCGATTGCCGGAACCGACGTCGCGCTCGCGGCCTGCGCCTACCGCTTCGACGTCGGCACGACGGTGCGCGCCCGCGCAGTCGTCGAGCCGTGGGTGATCAGTATCGCCGCCGCGGGCTTTTTCTACGTCTCGAAGCGCGACGGGCTGATGCTTTCCTATGCCGCCGCGATGATCGGCGCCTTCCTGACCGCGCTCGTCCCGATGATCCGCCATTATGGCGGGCCGCGCGGCTGGCGTCCGCATCCCGCGCATCTGATCATGGTTGCGCGCCGCAACGCGCCGCTCGCCGCCGCCGATGCGATCGAGTGGGGGACGCGGCGGCTCGATCTCTTCATCCTCGGCCAGTTCACCTCGCCGAGCATCTACGGCATCTATTATATGGCGCAGCAGGTCGCCTCGCTGCCGCAGAAGCTGAAGACCAGTTTCGAGCCGATTCTGGGACCGGTGATCACGCGCAATCTGGCCGAGAACAAGCTTGCCGCGGTCGCGGCCCAGGTCAGCCAGGTCGGCTTCTGGATCATCGCCGCGCAGGCCGGCATCGCGCTTGCGCTCGGCATTCCGGGCGAGGCGGTCATGGGCCTCGTCGGCCCGCAGTTCGTCAGCGGCACCGGCGCGCTCGCCTTCCTGCTCGCGGCCGAGGTTGTCGCCGCGACCGCGGTCGTCAGCGAAGCCGCTCTCGTCTATGTCGCGCGCCACCGCAACCTGCTGATCAGCCTCGCGACGCTGGGGTTGCAGGCGATCCTCAGCGTCGCGCTGATTCTCCTCGCGCGGTCGTGGGGCCTCGATCCCATCTATTATGCCGTGGCGGTGGCGCTCGCGCTGATGCTTGCGCTCGGCTTTGCCTCGGTCGCCAAGGCGCGGCTGCTCTCGCGCGTGCTGAAAGCGCCGGTGAACAGCCTGCGCTGGGCGCTCATCTGGGCCACCGCGGGCGCGGCCGTACTGGGATATGGCGCGACACAGCTACCCGAATGGGCAGAGCTGCTGATCGGTGTGCCGCTGATTCTGGCGATCTATGCCTGGCTGATCTGGACGCGCGGCTTCGGCCCCGCCGACCGGGCGCTGTTCAAGAAGCACCCGGAACCGGCGGCGGGAACCGCTTAG
- a CDS encoding NAD(P)H-dependent glycerol-3-phosphate dehydrogenase — translation MTSYSNFGVIGGGAWGTALAQMLAAERAPVRLWAREDAVVAAINTEHRNPLFLPNAALSPSLAATSDLADLAPCDALLVVVPVPFLRAVLTDLPAGDAPLIFCSKGMEADSFAFPIDIAKDVSPHRPLAVLSGPTFAHEVAAGLPTAITLAAADAATAEAIAGSLARPHFRPYASTDMIGAEIGGAVKNILAIACGIVEGAGLGLNARAALISRGFAEMTRFGLSRGAQPETLAGLAGLGDLVLTCTSSNSRNFALGQGLGRGEDAAKLMADRRTVAEGAFSAPVIAAAARADGIDMPITDAVARLVAGEIRAGEAIQALLSRPLRPEGR, via the coding sequence ATGACGTCATACTCGAATTTCGGTGTCATCGGCGGTGGCGCCTGGGGCACTGCGCTCGCGCAGATGCTCGCCGCCGAGCGCGCGCCGGTACGCCTGTGGGCGCGCGAGGACGCGGTCGTTGCCGCGATCAACACCGAGCATCGCAATCCGCTGTTCCTACCGAACGCAGCCCTCTCTCCTTCGCTTGCAGCGACGAGCGATCTTGCCGATCTCGCACCCTGCGATGCCTTGCTGGTCGTCGTCCCCGTGCCGTTCCTGCGCGCCGTGCTGACCGATCTGCCCGCGGGCGACGCGCCGCTGATCTTTTGCAGCAAGGGCATGGAGGCCGACAGTTTCGCCTTCCCCATCGACATTGCAAAGGATGTAAGCCCGCATCGGCCGCTGGCCGTCCTGTCGGGCCCGACCTTTGCCCACGAAGTCGCCGCCGGCCTCCCTACCGCGATCACGCTCGCCGCCGCCGATGCCGCGACCGCCGAGGCGATCGCCGGGTCGCTCGCGCGCCCGCATTTCCGCCCCTATGCATCGACCGACATGATCGGCGCCGAGATCGGCGGTGCGGTGAAAAATATCCTCGCGATCGCGTGCGGTATCGTCGAAGGCGCCGGGCTGGGACTCAACGCGCGCGCCGCGCTGATCAGCCGCGGCTTCGCCGAAATGACGCGTTTCGGCCTGTCGCGCGGCGCGCAGCCCGAAACGCTGGCGGGTCTCGCGGGCCTCGGCGACCTCGTCCTCACCTGCACCTCGTCGAACTCGCGCAACTTCGCGCTCGGCCAGGGCCTCGGGCGCGGCGAGGATGCGGCAAAGCTGATGGCCGACCGCCGCACCGTCGCCGAAGGTGCTTTCAGCGCGCCAGTGATCGCCGCTGCGGCGCGCGCCGACGGCATCGATATGCCGATCACCGACGCCGTCGCGCGCCTCGTTGCGGGCGAAATTCGCGCGGGCGAGGCGATTCAGGCTCTGCTCAGCCGCCCGCTCAGACCAGAGGGCCGATGA
- the tsaD gene encoding tRNA (adenosine(37)-N6)-threonylcarbamoyltransferase complex transferase subunit TsaD translates to MTLILGLESSCDETAAALVDSERRILAHRVAGQEAEHQPYGGVVPEIAARAHVERLAPLVEGVLADAGVTLADVDAIAATAGPGLIGGVMVGLVTGKALAHAAGKPLVAVNHLEGHALSPRLSDAALEFPYLLLLVSGGHCQLLLVEGVGAYRRLATTIDDAAGEAFDKTAKLLGLGYPGGPAVERAAKDGNPKAVPLPRPLVGSTEPHFSFAGLKSAVARAAASGEYRVPDLAASFQQAVVDCLVDRSRIALAASPQATAFVVAGGVAANGAIRAALTDLAARFDKRFVAPPLWLCTDNGAMIAWAGAERFAAGLTDPLDTAARPRWPLDPEAEAVRGAGVKA, encoded by the coding sequence ATGACTCTGATCCTCGGCCTTGAATCAAGCTGCGACGAAACCGCGGCAGCGCTTGTCGACAGCGAACGGCGCATCCTCGCGCACCGCGTCGCGGGACAAGAGGCCGAGCACCAACCCTATGGCGGGGTCGTCCCCGAAATCGCCGCGCGCGCACATGTCGAGCGCCTTGCGCCGCTCGTCGAAGGCGTTCTGGCCGACGCGGGCGTCACTCTCGCCGATGTCGACGCGATCGCCGCGACCGCCGGCCCCGGCCTGATCGGCGGGGTAATGGTGGGGCTCGTCACCGGCAAGGCACTCGCGCACGCGGCGGGCAAGCCGCTCGTTGCGGTCAATCATCTCGAAGGTCATGCCTTGAGCCCGCGGCTCTCCGACGCCGCACTCGAGTTTCCCTATCTCCTGCTGCTCGTCTCGGGCGGGCATTGCCAGCTTCTGCTCGTCGAGGGCGTCGGTGCCTATCGCCGCCTCGCGACCACGATCGACGATGCCGCAGGCGAGGCCTTCGACAAGACCGCAAAGCTGCTTGGCCTCGGCTATCCGGGCGGCCCGGCGGTCGAGCGTGCCGCCAAGGACGGCAATCCCAAGGCGGTGCCGCTCCCGCGCCCGCTCGTCGGCAGCACCGAACCGCATTTCTCCTTCGCGGGGCTCAAGAGCGCGGTGGCGCGGGCCGCGGCATCGGGCGAGTATCGCGTCCCCGATCTTGCCGCCTCCTTCCAGCAGGCCGTCGTCGACTGTCTCGTCGACCGCAGCCGGATTGCGCTCGCCGCCTCTCCGCAAGCAACCGCCTTTGTCGTTGCGGGCGGGGTTGCGGCGAACGGCGCGATCCGCGCGGCGCTCACCGACCTTGCCGCCCGCTTCGACAAGCGCTTCGTCGCACCGCCGCTCTGGCTTTGCACCGACAATGGCGCGATGATCGCGTGGGCAGGCGCCGAACGCTTCGCCGCGGGGCTCACCGATCCGCTCGACACCGCAGCACGTCCGCGCTGGCCGCTCGACCCCGAGGCCGAGGCTGTGCGTGGCGCCGGAGTGAAAGCATGA